The genomic region caaagttaggttagtcgttaaaggattcagccagaaaaagggtattgattttgatgggATTCTCTCTCCggtcgtgaagatgggatctattcgagtggttcttgggttagctgctagtcttgatcttgaggttgaacagatggatgtcaagactgcttttcttcacggtgatttggataaggaaatctacatgatgcaacctgaaggttttcgggttaagggtaaagaaaattatgtttgtagacttcagaaaagtctatatgggttgaagcaagtaccgagacagtggtataagaagtttgagtcggttataggaaagcaaggctaccgaaagacaacttcagatcattgtgttttctttcagaggtttggtgatgatgatttcatcatattgttgttatacgttgatgatatgttgattgttggtaaaaatattaaaagaattgcgcagttgaagcgagaattgagcaagtcttttgctatgaaagacttgggaccagcaaaacatattcttggcattcggatttctagaaATAGAgatgctaagacgttacatatatcataagagcaatacattgaaaaggtgcttagtaggttcaacatgaagaatgctaaagtggttagttcccctcttactaccaactttaagctaacagatagagattgccctacttcaaaggaggatgttgaggagatggacaaagttccatatgcttcagcggttggtagcttgatttatgctatggtgtgtactaggcctgatatagctcatgcggtaggtgttagtcggtttatgtcaaatccgggtaagaagcattgggaagctgTTAAATGGATTTTGAGATACTTAAGAGGTACTTCTAATTTGGGTATCACGTTTGGAAAAGGAGAGCCGATGCTCGTTGGTTATACAGACTcggatatggcaggaaacaaagataacatgaggtccacttctggatatttgatgaccttCGCAGGGGGAgcggtttcatggcaatcaaggttgcaaaagtgtgttgcattgtctacaaccgaggctgagtatatggcagcaacagaagcgtgcaaagaactttTGTGGATGAAAAgatttctacaagaccttgggtttaagcaatcaaaatatgtggttctttgtgataatgagagtgcgattcatttggctagaaattctatgtatcataagcggacaaaacatattgatgtgcggtatcattggattagagaacgtcttgaagatggtttgtttgaacttgataaagttcataccgatgataatggttccgacatgtttaCGAAGGCTTTatcaagtgagaagctcaaggtatgttgctcgatcgccgggatggcgatcccttcctcataattggaaagggggagatttgttgggttttatatGGGTTTCCAAATATGAGGAATGCTAGCTCAAGCCCAAAGCCCAACAAATTAGGCCCATATGCttgttgacttggtcaagcatTTTAGGGCATTAAAACCTCCAAGTGTGCAGCCATTTTTGATCTATCAGGAGAGTTGAGAGATTAAGAAAAAGAGAGAAACCCCAATTCCCGTTTTTGAAGACTGCAGCTCACAAATCGGACGAtctccggagatccgaccgttgaatattCACCATTTTTGGACAGCGTGTTCCTTACATCTgggccaaggttttcaaccgttgaattcgtctcaagTGGTCTCTAACTCGAGTTACAGCCGGTCAAACAGTAGCAGTTTTTGGATGACGAATTTCCTCTTTTGTCTTTAGAttttttcatatacttgttgattgttgtagttcaagagtatgatgatgttgtatgcctctagttgatctagagaagacctattgtattgctctccttgttggtgatagtggaatttaagtggcctaCGGGTCCCGTGATTTTTTACTCTTGAGAGGTTTTCCCACGTAAAAAGCTCGTGTCTTTGTGTTTGCTCAATTATCCTTTAATTTGTTGATTTGGGGCTGGTTTGAATTGCATTTGGTATAATttatttgttagcatcctcacggtttcatacgggtcgggaaagtatttgtcaaacggatgtttgtttccgttttgtagattgcccgttgtgattattttccctTCACTAATTTCTATTGATTGCCACAATTCTTATAGTGAATTTGTTATCTAGCTAAAATAAATCACGTGGTGTAAGAAATGAGATATTTTAATATACATGAGCACACCCTCTTATCAACAATTCATATTCTTCTTGCTGCATTTGGTAACAGTGTTCCGAAGGTTTCATGCATACTCGAATGAGACGGCGAGTGGAATCACTAATCCAGGTCAACACTTATCTTCATCACTACTAATTCTTATGTTCACTCTTTTCAGTTCACGTTGTTAAACACATTATCATGTCTACTTTTAAAATCACTGCAAGTATGTCCAGATAACAGCAGGTTGCCCATAAACTAACCCAGCATACCCTAAATTTGTCAGTTAACTAGTCATCTACCAGAACCATCATGACAATCACCACCTACAGACAGCTGTACCATCTGTCACTGTCAAAACGATGAAGAACTAAAAGGAATGAAAAAATAACATTCAGTTTTTTAATTAACCACATAAAGTCAACTAAATATTCGAGAATCTAAACGGATTTTTTGTTTTACTTTTATATACAAAACGAAAAAAATTCATGTATGCCACTGCTGGCATAAATTGGACAATGGAGATGATGGTGCCGCTGCCATTTACAGAAATCCAGAATTAATCGGTATTTTTTAGAGGTAAATAATATGGTGGTTTTTTGCTTCACGGCGTGGAAAAtggtttcaagtttttttttttcttttccgttAAATTTGTTTGGGGTTAAGTTACAAGTAGGCCATATACTTTCCTTTTTGTCTCATTGTAGGCTTTATACCCCAAAAACTCTCAGTGTCGGCTATATGCTtttaaaaagtgtaccaatgtaaaccaCTATACTTTTTTTACCTGCAACCAAAACAATTGATGACGTAGCATATGAGTTGGCACTGAGTTGTCATGACACGTCGGATTGGTggaattttatttaattttttaatgatgatattaatttccatatcattttttttattctttATTCCATGTCATTTTTTTAAAAGTTAttttttgtattattttgtaaacaTCATCTTACAAAAAGGAAGAAACTAATTGTAAAAGAATTAAAAGGAATTACTACTAAAAAAAGGAAACAATTCAGATCTGTAAACATCATCATCTTCGGTTTTCAAGATCTACTACAAATGTGTTTTGCATCTTGTTCATAGATTGTTCATATCATCATCGTATCAACAGTTTTGTGGGTCAAGCAtttggttcatcatcatcatcatcgattcctctctggttcatcatcatcatcgatccatTTCTAATCTTTGGTTCATCTAatcgattcttcatcatcatcatcagatctGATTTTTTTTAGTGTTTTTGTGTTTAGGGAAGAACAAGTTGCAATTGTTATCTATTAATCTGTCATCTTCGATTGTTCATATCTTCATCATCGTATCATTCTGATTCATCATCTCCACCGCCTAATTTTCCGGTCAAAATGGCCTTCGATTTTCCGACGAAACAAGCCCTCGATTTTCGATTTTTGATTTTTCGACGAAACAAGTTGTTGCAGAAAGACCCTCACGGGTTCCGGCTAGTGTCAATGTGTATTGTCTATATCATATTCGATTTTCGATTTTCTGTTTCAAGAACCTTCCACTTTCATTTTAATTCATTGGTGTTGTCTTGAACTGTTAATGTATATATTGTGCAAGTGATTGATAAACAAAAAAGAAAAAGCCACGTAAATTCCATGTCAtatttaaaagaaaaacaaaaaattccACTTAATCATTTTAACCGGTTTAGCCGGTAACAAGTCGTTTTTGTTAACATGAGTAcgctttttgaaagtatatagcctgccgacactgagagttttttttttttgtgggtaTATAGCCTACAATGGGACAAAAAGGAAAGTATATGGCCTATTTATATAGCTAATTTTAACCTGTTTTAggtatttttaatttcaatttaaaaACTATTATAATGTAATGGTACTCTAAAAGTTAGCTGTTGAAATTATATCCGCTATCATTAATTATTAATCAATTTAAAAGGAAAGATATTGCCTAACCCAGACTAACCAGTTTGACCATTATCTGAAATAACCCATTTCGACATGTTACCCCAACCCAAACCTACTCTTGATGTCGTGGGTTGCCATGATCACATAACTTTGTAAATTTGTCTACTGAAACTTGTGAACATCCCTTGTTCCTCCTCAGGCTCTGGATCGTGCGAAGCCAGATGAGAATGCAAATATGGTAGCCGAGAGCAAATCGTTCAAGAGACTGGTCTGTGATCTCCTTATCTCCCATAATACTGTCATTGCCTTTTATTCTACATATTTGCTTATTTGAAGTTTGTTTGATCTAATTTATTACAGAGCATTGAAGACAATTCGCATTCATAATGCGGGGTCCATAAGGGTAGATGCTAAATACTGCTTCTTCTGTGATGCACTTTGTATCTGCAGTTGTGATCATCCAAGAATATCTCTGCAGACACTTGTGCCGAATTAAACATGCTTTTTGTTTATCACCGGAGTGTATTCTTTGCTTGAGGTTGAAAGTGACGCAAACTTTGGTCTAAAATGCTCCGACCTTTTCTTTTACTAATTCTTCAATATTGCTTCTAGGAAATAGTAACAGTTACCAACAATACTTCAAATATTCaaacaaactttaaacaaaccgtATTTCAGATCAAATTTTTGTGTAGATATAGTCGAGAATCCTCTAAACCCTATGTGATCTGAAGCAAGACGATGAATCttaatttttgatgatgatgtatgcACACATGCAATAGTTGATGATTGGATATGGAAGTTTCCTAATGCGATAATTGGTTGAATTTCAGAAGCATAGATTCACTATATGGTCTGCAGACATGGGCATCAATAGTGTTAGTTGCCACTGAAAGGATTACCTATTCCATATTATCCATGCACACCTTTGCTAACATTTTTCTGTATTTGCTATTGTTATTCTTTTCCCATGAAAGGAGCTTTTAATTATATGTGTTCCATCTTCAAATCACCATTTATGTTTGCAGCATGTAAACAAAACATGTttgttatatgattattatttatcTATTTGATGTATTTTTTGAGGGATATcaaccaaaattttttttttttcaaatgaatTATAACAATTTTcccaatttttatttatttatttttataaaatgtcTTCCCAAATTGCAAATTTTTTTCCGGATTGCGAATGGGCTTTCTTAACTTCTTCCAGTACTATTTTTAGGCCAATTGGAAGTCTCAATGGTGGAATGTAATCCATTTTAATTACATCATCCTTCGACTTTTTTAACAGATCAGCAAAAGGCACACTAGCATTTTGCCAAACTTTCACCCCATGATTCTTATTTAGATCCAGCATAACTGTTCCCAACATGATGTATCCCAGAATTATCAATAGCTATATTGGGTTGAAAATTCCCATTGAGACCACTAACATTTTTATTTTTTCCGGTAGGATCTTGTACAAACTTCACATGCTTGCTTAAATCTTGTTCATCTTTAGCAGGTTCTTTCAACATCTCAGAATCATTACAACTCAATTCAACTTGAACATTTTCAAAACTACCGTCATTTTGTACATAAATGCCCATATTCTTTAAAATATTATCACATACTGAAACCACATTCGGTATCACATGCCCAACAATTGGCTTGCGACCAGTTAAACTTGAATTAAATGTAACTGGAACGTGTATTTCCTCACTATTTTTCTCATCAACATCCATATTAGTATGTCTCGGTTCAATACCGATCTTGCCATCATCAACAATTTGAGGATTACAAACAGGAATTTCCACACCATTAATATCGATCATTTGTTTTTTTTCTCATTAGCAGCCTGCTCAATCAAATATATGCTTCATACGTAGCATTTACTTTGCTGGGTTTATGTATGAttactagaattagggtttgcctataaaaaTAAATCCTAGGCCTTCATGAACCACACAACTTCATACGTAGCATTGACCCTGCTGAGTTTATGTACGATTACTACCATTCTTTCTTTAAGGTTATTAGGTCAGTCATCTTCTTGGCGGTAAACTACAAACCTTCTCATGATCCATCGACCGACGAATGTTGTCGATGGTAGACTTAACATTTAACCACCCAATCAATATTCTCATATCAATCTGCGTTATCCATAATTTACAAATCGGAGAGTTAAATCAGAAGATCCTTAAACCCGGCTTATTCGCAATCAAGGGTAAATTTTTCCTTGGAAACTACGTGCttgatcgttttttttttttttttttttttttttttgtccgtAGACTATTAAATTAAATTAAGTAAAAGGGGAGTACATTGTTTGGATTGTCGTGTAGGTTAAGGGGttgtctttgcagttctttcaaACTACAGGGTGTGAATGAAGTTTCCTCCATTTTGGAAGATCAAAGTACAACCAACCAATTTCAATAGATTACAATAGACAACCCCATCAACGAAAAAAATTAAGCAACCAAGTATGCCATAAATCTTATGCAATTTCAGTatccgtaatagtaatagtaatagaatTATAAATGTCTTTGTTAAAACTTTCAACCCAATTATCGCTACCCCTTAACACCTTGTTATCTTCTTCATCTTCTCAATCCACCCACAACTTTTCAGTATCTTTTCCTAAACATTACTTGCACCACAGAATTATTATAAAAAGAACCAAACTTGTCAGTGTGGTTGTTTCTGCTAGCAATGAAGATACCAAAACTGAATTAAGTGTTGCAGCAGACCCAAATACCATAAttcaagaaaaagaagaagaagatgatgatgatgatgtcgatgatgaatttgaagatgacCCAGATCCTCAAGACCTTGAATATGTCTCCCAAATCAAAAAAGTATGAATTTTTCACTCAAAATTCAttaaatccattttaagtttactatGGTTTTATGGATAATGCTTTGGTTATGTAGGTTTTGGAGCTTTTGAAGAAAAATAGGGACATGCTTTTTAGTGAGGTAAACCTCTTATATAATTAGTAATGGTGCTAAGCACTTTACATCTTTATTTGAATGATTTCATGATGGGAATTGAATATGTAGGTGAAATTGACTGTGATGATTGAGGATCCtagagaagtagagagaaaaagactAATTGGGATTGATGATGCTGATACTCCAACAAGAGAAGAATTGGCTGATATTTTACAAGAAGTTAGTCCCTTTTCTCAAACTCAAACTTAAACTTATGTGTGCCTTAGTCTTTGATAGTAACCAGATATGCATAGGATTCCTATTAATCCATATATGAATTGATTTCATATTTGTATAAAATAGAATAGATATTGTATAATAGGTAAAATAGATAGATATGTTATTGTATAAATATCGGTTATGAATATATGGAATGTCACGGATTAATTTCTATAACTACCATATGAATTCTATGCATGTATGTATTAATACATAATCCTATGCATATCCAGTTACTATCAGTCTTAAAAAAAGAACTACATTTTCCAAGACACCCTGAGCTGGTATGAAGTGTATCGGTTGGGGTTTACAGAATGTGAATTATATCTCAGAATTTAACTTTCATACATGTTAATAACTCTCTTTTGGCCAAAGTTATCTCGTTATCCGTAAACGAGCTTTATAAATTTCAGTGGCATGATCACACCTTCCTTTCCTTTGCAATTAGAGGTATCAAAAATGTTTTAAACAGATATTTTCATATTCCAACAGGTCAAAGTGTGTCACTAGTTAATTACTTTTGTTATTATGATTCCTGGGTTTATTGCGTGCACTAATTCAGAATAAAAATTCAAGTTTATATCTTTGTCGTTCAAAAAAAAATTTTTGGCCTCTTCTAGTTAAAAACTTTTTTGGCCTCTTCTAGTTTCTTGCTAGAGAGGTTctcttaacatatatatatatatctttgccggttcaaaaattatataaaaaaaaagtataaTCGACCTCATATATATGTTGGTATTAATGTTCATTCTGATTTTCCGTTTGTATAGGTATATGATGGAAAAATCCCGCGAGACCGTGCTGCTCTTCAGATGCTAGCTGAGGAAATGGTCCAATGGCCAAATTTAGAGGTACATTAATAATCTTCTGTGATTACTGTAAAAACTTGCAGTTCATCCAGATAACCacttatattgatttatttttatttttattggttATCCGTTGTGAAAAAAAGGTTGAAGCAACAAAAAAAGGCCCAAAGAAGTCGTTATACGCTAAGGCTACAGATACCGGAATTGATCCCCAAGTAGCGGCAAAAAGGCTTAACATTGACTGGGATTCGGCTGCAGAGATTGAGGAAGAGGATCGTAGTGATGAGACTGAAGTCCCTTCACTTGTGGTACTAATTCATCTCGATTTCATTACTTTTGTCAAAATGGGCGGGTCGGACATGCCGGGTAAGGGGTAGAAAATGAATGGTTTTGTATGGGTCCAAGAGTCTCTTTTAGGAAATAATTGTTAAATTAACCtttatgataataaaataatgtttCCGACCCATTTTACCCCCTTTTTACCTGATATTATGTAACCCATTTCGTTTATTGGTATTACTCCAACTGATACTACTAACAAGTATTAAGGATAGAAACCTAATCTTAACGGGTCAAAATTCCTACTTATTCTGAAACTGTTACATTAGGATGGTGATCATCTATTCATTATTAATGTGaattttgtaaaatgaaaatgtatatgtatacagTATTCGTAGGAGCACAAATAATCTGTTTGTTTGTTTCAGGGATATGGAGCACTGTACTTGGTGACTGCGTTTCCAGTTATCATTGGTATATCAGTTGTGTTGATTCTTTTCTATAATTCGCTTCAGTAAGAACATGACATTATTAGGTTAGTTAATGCATGCTTATCAATGATATTTGATGTGTATAGTTAAGTTGGAGAGATGGGGTTACGGTGCGTTGTTACAGTTTTACATTGATAGAGAATAAGAAGTCCGAGTCTTATAGACTATTACTCTGTCCATCCAAAGTAAATGGTTCATAATAAATTTTAACAatagttaatatttttttttttttttttttgaaaagcaagataattttattgataaggaaATGATACAAAGAGGATTACAACATGAGTAACACTAATTTGAGCGAAACTCGAGAACCTATACTAGATATAAAGTAAGAAACTAACAAGATGTAGAATACCCTAATTTCGGAGCAGTATTATCAAACTTAACATCAATCACCATTACCCTTATCATCTGCTAATACATAAAAAGGATTGTTTGTTTCAATTCTATCTTTGGAATATGTCTTATTATTACCTTCACCATCAATGACCTTCCCTTTATCTCTTTTCCTTAAAACATTATGATTTCGACTTTTCTGGGACTCCACATTCCAATCTGTTTCCTCCACAGCAATATTGtctttaataccataattattcttaactgcattttgcttgatacattttgcttctgttgactgccattgacttttattattatcaaaattcaacTTATGAAATACCCTTCCTTTCTTACCAACAACTTTAGAGCCGTCCTCAACACTCTGGTTATTTAAATCAACTGTTTCACCATCATTGTTGACTTTCAAAGCGTCTTTTAACACTTGTGCAGATACTTCATCTTCTGTTTTAggcctaattttacaagtattaaaaGAGTGCCCAAACACTTTGCAATGAGTGCATAAAGGCGGTTTCCATTGATAAGTCACCTCAAGTTTACCCACTTTGGCTGGAAAAGAACCAATCACGGGATAGGAAAATTCGACAAAGCTAGGAAGGTCATCAGCTGCATTGACTTCAGTCAAAACTCTAGCAAAACCTAGTCTTCCACTTTTACTCAAACATCTCTCTGAAGTAACTTTGTCCATCAACATAGACCTACCAATACCACTAACAAGTTTACCTATACTTCTGCCACTCCATAGTTCAATGGGTATATTGTGAATGCAAATCCAAATTGGAACTTTTTCAGGTTCAATTTTTTCAAGCCAAACCCCAGATTCCCACTGATTCACGAAAAAAGGAACATTATTAACTAACCATGGACCACTCTCAAGAACCTCCTTCATACCCTTTTCATTTTTAAATTTGCATAAATAAAATCCTGCAGCTGTTTTGACGATTTCTTTAAGGTCATACATCCGCCACATTCTCCTTAGATGGGCATTAACAACCCTATAATCCATAGAAGTTCCAATAAAATACCCATATAATTGAAGAGAAAAGGCACTACCGCCCTTCTTAACCTCCTCAGCGGAGAAAACTACTCTCTTTTGACCATTAGACATTAAACTGATATAACTGATATATGTTTGATATATATCAGTTTTACCCTTATAGTCAACATAAGTTTGACTAATTCTGATCAAGAAGTCTAGGGTGTAGCATGGCTCGTTAAGGGCATTGGGTCTGTGCACAAAAACAAATGGCCTGGATCCTAATTTCGTTCCCAAACTTTTTCGTCTTGCGGCCAGATTTCGATTCTCTCATTTGTTGGGTATGAGACTATCTAACATAGGCCAGCCAAGGTTTCTTGAAACGACCACAACTCAAAATGTGAAAAACGACAAACTTTTTTCTTGGTACATTATTTACCCGGTGTGTAGATCTTTTTAACCAACATTCTGCTCAAAACTTTACCTCGGCAGGTACACATCTTACCCAGCGGGTATACTATTTTTGAATTCATTCTATACAAATCGACACCTGCTATGTGCCCCAAAATATAATTCACTCCTTTAAAATCCAAACCAACATTTACAATAAGTGTTCATATTCTTAAACAACCTTAAGTACATAACGACCCATTACAAAATAAAAGGTAATTTCGACCAATATACTCTGACTTAAAGACCGACATGTATCAAGACCATGACTTCACGGAATTAACTATCCCACCCCGAAAGCATCTACTAAAAGCACAACAATCTCGGATACATCAAGTCAAGCATATCCGCATCTCAAAGCATACAATCGCATCATCTAGGTAGTAGTGTAGCTTATCCACTCCCTTATCCACAAGCAAtcctataaaaatattaaataacaacattataagcaacgcttagtgagAACAATAAATATATACATGTGTGCATA from Rutidosis leptorrhynchoides isolate AG116_Rl617_1_P2 chromosome 9, CSIRO_AGI_Rlap_v1, whole genome shotgun sequence harbors:
- the LOC139867482 gene encoding ycf3-interacting protein 1, chloroplastic produces the protein MSLLKLSTQLSLPLNTLLSSSSSQSTHNFSVSFPKHYLHHRIIIKRTKLVSVVVSASNEDTKTELSVAADPNTIIQEKEEEDDDDDVDDEFEDDPDPQDLEYVSQIKKVLELLKKNRDMLFSEVKLTVMIEDPREVERKRLIGIDDADTPTREELADILQEVYDGKIPRDRAALQMLAEEMVQWPNLEVEATKKGPKKSLYAKATDTGIDPQVAAKRLNIDWDSAAEIEEEDRSDETEVPSLVGYGALYLVTAFPVIIGISVVLILFYNSLQ